In the Patescibacteria group bacterium genome, one interval contains:
- a CDS encoding TfoX/Sxy family protein: MATSQSTMDFILDQLDPADDIRTRKMFGEYALYCDGKVVGFVCDDTLFLKITEAGKKFVGDYYQEGCAWEGAKPSMVIDGDRIEERGWLRELISITAASLPYSKK; the protein is encoded by the coding sequence ATGGCAACAAGCCAATCAACCATGGATTTTATTCTGGATCAATTAGATCCAGCGGATGACATCAGAACGCGAAAAATGTTTGGTGAGTATGCTTTGTATTGCGACGGAAAGGTGGTTGGTTTTGTTTGCGATGATACTTTGTTTTTGAAAATCACCGAGGCGGGGAAGAAGTTTGTTGGCGATTATTATCAAGAGGGTTGTGCTTGGGAAGGAGCGAAGCCTTCGATGGTGATTGATGGTGATCGGATTGAAGAGCGCGGGTGGTTGCGGGAATTGATTTCGATTACAGCAGCGAGCTTGCCGTATTCGAAGAAATAA
- a CDS encoding HD domain-containing protein: MLKKILMIINGARSRESFFLIIASFFPTTDWRYKLIEKAYNDAKDAFRGRFRDSGDERYFEHIRAVTLILILYLRVTNYKLIVAALLHDIVEDIPSWTIARVTKEYGEEIAAYVDSLTKPSHLFKDKEKCNEVYHRRFENARRAFFLIKLADRLHNLLTLWACSKEKRLRKVIETEIHYLPYAEKHFILYHEILAAIESLKQEKKSTKKKTV, encoded by the coding sequence ATGCTTAAAAAAATCCTAATGATTATAAACGGTGCAAGAAGCAGAGAATCTTTTTTTCTAATCATCGCCTCATTTTTTCCAACGACTGATTGGAGATATAAGCTTATTGAAAAAGCTTACAATGATGCAAAAGACGCTTTTCGCGGCAGATTTCGGGACAGTGGCGACGAAAGATATTTTGAACACATCCGAGCAGTTACTCTTATCCTCATTCTTTATCTGAGGGTTACAAATTACAAACTGATTGTCGCTGCCCTTCTGCATGATATCGTCGAAGATATTCCATCTTGGACAATAGCACGCGTAACAAAAGAATACGGCGAAGAAATTGCAGCATACGTCGACTCACTGACAAAGCCAAGTCATCTCTTTAAAGACAAAGAGAAATGCAACGAAGTTTACCATCGACGATTCGAGAATGCCAGACGAGCATTTTTCCTAATCAAGCTCGCTGATCGACTTCATAATTTGCTAACCCTCTGGGCCTGCTCAAAAGAAAAAAGATTACGAAAGGTAATTGAAACAGAAATTCACTACCTTCCTTATGCCGAAAAGCATTTCATTCTTTATCATGAAATACTAGCGGCTATTGAATCGTTGAAACAAGAAAAAAAGTCCACCAAAAAGAAAACTGTGTAA
- a CDS encoding restriction endonuclease subunit S encodes MPIKTKQSEAQRIPKLRFSGFFGAWDERRLKDLKLGGFSNGVFNDPGKVGSGYRLINVKDMYSGTEINVKNLTRVELSSEEFNRNKAVAGDIFFTRSSLVKEGIAYSNILNSDENDITFDGHIIRMRPDSSVIFPKFLDRLLKINNIRRQLVSRGKTATMTTIGQDDLGSVRVLFPSLSEQQKIANYFLVVDGWIENLRAQKEALAGYRKGIIKKIFSQEVRFIGEDGLIFGEWSRKRFGDVLNIVIDNRGKTPPIESSGIPLLEVNSLGGKFVDYSRVSKYVSEKTFSSWFRKYLQPNDILFSTVGATALCSCYRGDKQSVVAQNIVGLRFKNENPNFMFYLLTEKRNNHQFKRIEMGGVQPSVKVSQMIKIKFSFPSILEQQKIADFLTSIDNLIESKQQQIAKAEGWKKGLMQGLFV; translated from the coding sequence ATGCCAATAAAAACTAAACAATCAGAAGCGCAAAGAATTCCGAAGTTGAGATTTTCGGGTTTTTTTGGTGCATGGGATGAGAGGAGATTGAAAGATCTCAAACTGGGTGGTTTTAGTAATGGTGTATTTAATGATCCTGGCAAAGTTGGATCGGGTTATAGACTTATTAATGTTAAAGATATGTATTCTGGGACGGAGATTAATGTCAAAAATTTAACAAGAGTCGAGTTGAGTAGTGAAGAATTTAATAGAAACAAGGCTGTTGCTGGGGATATTTTCTTTACTCGGTCATCTTTGGTTAAGGAGGGTATAGCTTATTCTAACATTTTAAACAGTGATGAAAATGATATAACATTTGACGGACACATCATTAGAATGAGACCTGATAGTAGTGTGATATTTCCAAAGTTTTTAGATAGACTTCTGAAAATTAATAATATTCGTCGTCAATTAGTTTCGCGTGGTAAGACGGCAACGATGACAACTATTGGTCAAGATGATCTTGGTTCTGTGAGGGTTTTATTTCCGTCCTTGTCAGAGCAACAAAAAATTGCCAACTATTTTTTGGTAGTAGATGGATGGATTGAAAATTTGCGTGCGCAAAAAGAGGCTTTGGCTGGTTATAGGAAAGGAATTATTAAGAAGATATTTTCGCAAGAGGTTCGGTTTATAGGCGAAGACGGATTGATATTTGGTGAGTGGAGCAGGAAAAGATTTGGCGATGTTTTAAATATTGTTATTGATAATCGCGGAAAGACGCCACCAATTGAATCATCTGGAATACCCCTATTGGAGGTAAATTCTTTAGGGGGAAAGTTTGTGGACTATTCTAGGGTTAGTAAATATGTAAGCGAAAAAACATTCAGTAGTTGGTTTAGAAAATATTTACAACCGAATGATATTTTGTTTTCGACTGTTGGCGCGACTGCGTTATGTTCTTGTTATAGAGGAGATAAACAATCTGTTGTCGCTCAAAATATCGTAGGGCTTCGTTTTAAAAATGAGAATCCTAACTTCATGTTTTATTTGCTCACGGAAAAGAGAAATAATCATCAGTTTAAAAGAATTGAAATGGGTGGTGTTCAGCCAAGTGTTAAGGTGTCACAAATGATTAAAATTAAATTTTCATTTCCATCTATTCTTGAACAACAAAAAATAGCTGATTTTTTAACATCAATCGATAACTTAATAGAATCTAAGCAACAACAGATCGCAAAGGCTGAGGGGTGGAAGAAGGGGTTGATGCAGGGATTGTTTGTGTAA
- a CDS encoding DUF91 domain-containing protein, whose protein sequence is MPIFQIKNKKANQVYSNINHFKNEAELRDFFADNLEQLLGMRFLSIEYPTTDGRIDTLALDETNSPVIIEYKWGQDNAIFVQGLFYFDWLKNNKRHFDLLVADKLGREIKVNWTSPRVILVAQGFDKRTIIAVQQVDSVELIKYVPYNQDILYLENVYMPNKSKKLKEDIVQIEVEGEEAYDINFHLNRHKSTDEIKDIFYKLQEKIQALPEVEEVANQKTGITYRTTKSFIRFEFGKTVLDVLVRSPKYNDPKKIVNDISTHMWGYKGRIKIKTLKEVDDVFEIIKQSYEETL, encoded by the coding sequence ATGCCAATTTTTCAAATCAAAAACAAAAAAGCCAATCAAGTTTACTCTAATATCAACCATTTTAAAAACGAGGCCGAATTAAGGGATTTTTTTGCTGATAATCTTGAGCAGTTATTGGGTATGAGATTTTTGTCGATTGAATACCCAACAACCGATGGGCGAATTGATACTTTAGCACTTGATGAAACTAATTCTCCAGTAATTATTGAATACAAATGGGGTCAAGATAATGCCATCTTTGTTCAGGGGCTTTTTTATTTTGATTGGCTTAAAAATAATAAAAGACATTTTGATCTATTGGTTGCCGATAAGCTTGGCAGGGAAATAAAGGTTAACTGGACAAGTCCACGTGTAATTTTAGTAGCTCAAGGCTTCGACAAGCGGACTATAATTGCAGTTCAGCAAGTGGATAGTGTGGAATTGATTAAATATGTGCCGTATAATCAGGACATTTTATACTTGGAAAATGTTTACATGCCTAATAAGTCTAAAAAATTAAAAGAAGATATTGTGCAAATAGAAGTTGAAGGAGAAGAAGCTTATGATATTAATTTTCATCTCAACCGACATAAATCAACAGACGAGATAAAAGATATTTTTTATAAATTACAAGAAAAAATTCAGGCATTGCCAGAGGTTGAAGAGGTGGCAAATCAGAAAACTGGTATTACATATCGAACAACCAAAAGTTTTATCCGATTTGAATTTGGGAAAACCGTTTTAGATGTTTTAGTTAGAAGTCCTAAATATAACGATCCAAAAAAAATAGTAAATGATATAAGCACCCACATGTGGGGCTATAAGGGTAGAATTAAAATAAAAACATTAAAAGAGGTTGATGACGTTTTTGAAATAATCAAGCAGTCGTACGAAGAGACTTTGTAA
- a CDS encoding lytic transglycosylase domain-containing protein, whose product MKRWILISSLVLCSLLLFMAHNREKQAQTAPAINEPPKETKLSPNNSSLEPDSDKNKFLSREYYRIDQSSVCEDENTHDTAEPLNFDFDLKKFAKKMREHDKIIGPASQKHQMPKKLIAAVIRVESNWDTLAVSKNGAKGLMQLNPITQEETEVKNPFNAKENVDGGTEYLGKMCKEFGSIELGLIANNIGPTRLRKILAGKERGKIPPSAKKYAQKVLYLYQNV is encoded by the coding sequence ATGAAAAGATGGATACTTATTTCGAGTCTAGTTTTATGTTCACTGCTTCTTTTTATGGCCCATAATAGAGAAAAACAGGCGCAAACAGCACCTGCTATCAATGAGCCACCGAAAGAAACAAAATTAAGCCCAAACAACTCAAGCTTAGAACCTGATTCCGATAAAAACAAATTCCTCAGTCGGGAATATTATCGAATCGACCAATCAAGTGTCTGTGAGGATGAAAACACCCACGACACAGCAGAGCCACTCAACTTCGATTTTGATCTCAAAAAGTTCGCCAAAAAAATGCGGGAACATGACAAAATCATCGGACCTGCCTCGCAAAAACACCAAATGCCCAAAAAACTGATTGCAGCCGTTATTCGCGTTGAATCAAATTGGGACACTCTCGCCGTATCAAAAAACGGCGCCAAGGGGTTAATGCAATTAAATCCGATAACTCAAGAAGAGACCGAAGTCAAAAACCCTTTCAACGCAAAAGAAAACGTTGATGGCGGCACAGAATACCTCGGAAAGATGTGCAAAGAGTTTGGAAGCATTGAGCTTGGTCTAATTGCCAACAATATTGGACCAACACGGTTAAGAAAAATATTAGCCGGCAAAGAACGCGGTAAAATACCCCCAAGCGCAAAAAAATACGCGCAGAAGGTTCTGTATTTATACCAAAACGTTTAA
- a CDS encoding DUF475 domain-containing protein, which produces MPIFSMIFTVVGLSLFEIISSIDNAIINAEVLSTMSAKARKWFLFWGLLFAVFLVRGLLPWLIVWAVMPELGMIGSLTATFSSDPKVMGAIEASAPILLAGGGIFLVFLFFHWLFLETKSFGLRGEKFFYEQGVWFYAVVSIILTVIVWYGLKTNTMMAFGAVVGSTAFFITHGFKQNAEAGEQKLLSGAGNMSDWSKILYLEVIDTTFSIDGVLGAFAFTLAVPLILFGNGIGAFVVRQLTIGNIDRIKKYVYLKNGAMYSVLFLGTIMLVDSFGIHVPGWISPTITIGVVAFFFWKSKKEIAV; this is translated from the coding sequence ATGCCTATTTTTTCAATGATTTTTACAGTTGTTGGTTTGTCTCTTTTTGAGATTATTTCTAGTATTGATAATGCGATTATCAATGCGGAGGTTTTGTCGACGATGTCAGCCAAGGCGCGAAAATGGTTTCTTTTTTGGGGACTGTTGTTTGCGGTTTTTTTGGTGCGCGGACTTTTGCCATGGCTGATTGTCTGGGCGGTAATGCCTGAGCTGGGCATGATTGGTTCTTTGACGGCGACTTTTTCTAGTGATCCGAAGGTGATGGGGGCAATTGAGGCCTCGGCGCCGATTCTTTTGGCTGGCGGCGGAATCTTTTTAGTGTTTTTATTTTTTCATTGGCTGTTTTTGGAGACTAAGAGTTTTGGCTTACGCGGGGAGAAATTTTTTTATGAACAAGGAGTGTGGTTTTATGCTGTAGTGTCTATAATTTTAACCGTTATTGTGTGGTATGGGCTTAAAACGAACACTATGATGGCCTTTGGTGCCGTTGTTGGTTCAACTGCTTTTTTTATTACTCATGGTTTTAAGCAAAATGCTGAAGCTGGTGAGCAGAAATTATTGAGTGGTGCGGGCAATATGTCGGATTGGAGCAAGATTTTATATTTAGAGGTGATTGATACCACTTTTTCGATTGATGGAGTTTTGGGCGCGTTCGCCTTCACATTGGCGGTGCCCTTGATTCTTTTTGGAAATGGTATCGGCGCCTTCGTAGTGCGACAACTAACGATTGGCAATATTGATAGGATTAAGAAGTATGTTTATCTGAAAAATGGCGCGATGTATTCAGTTTTGTTTTTGGGAACGATAATGTTGGTAGATAGTTTTGGGATTCACGTGCCTGGTTGGATATCGCCAACGATTACTATTGGCGTAGTTGCTTTTTTCTTTTGGAAATCGAAAAAAGAAATTGCAGTTTAA
- a CDS encoding RloB family protein, with product MSKFPRKINIRKPHTVIKIFTEGINTEPKYFNSIRDELRMSEIDIVVWGLGDHTLPLVESVLKMKQEEGSDEDVATEWWVVFDRDDHEHFDKSIKLAIDNGINVAYSNECFELWFILHFEFLNTAIGRRQYEKKLSELLGKKYNKKSSFDVYELVKDKEQVAIKNAKRLEKDFNDQGVSSYIKRDPSTLVYKLVERLRSLKDEKNKLW from the coding sequence ATGTCTAAATTTCCAAGAAAAATAAATATTCGCAAACCGCATACAGTTATTAAGATTTTTACTGAGGGCATAAACACGGAGCCGAAATATTTTAATTCAATCAGGGATGAATTGCGAATGAGCGAGATTGATATAGTTGTTTGGGGTCTTGGTGATCATACTTTGCCATTGGTAGAGTCGGTGCTTAAAATGAAACAGGAGGAAGGTAGTGATGAAGATGTTGCAACTGAGTGGTGGGTTGTTTTTGACAGGGACGATCATGAGCATTTTGATAAATCTATAAAATTAGCTATAGATAATGGTATAAATGTGGCTTATTCCAATGAATGTTTTGAGCTGTGGTTTATTCTTCACTTTGAATTTTTAAACACTGCCATTGGTCGAAGACAGTATGAGAAAAAGTTGTCAGAGCTACTCGGTAAAAAATATAACAAGAAAAGTAGTTTCGATGTTTATGAACTTGTAAAAGACAAGGAGCAGGTGGCTATTAAAAATGCGAAAAGACTGGAAAAAGATTTTAATGATCAAGGAGTCTCTTCTTATATAAAAAGAGATCCGTCAACATTGGTGTATAAGCTCGTAGAGCGATTGAGATCGTTGAAAGACGAGAAGAACAAGCTTTGGTAA
- a CDS encoding polyphenol oxidase family protein, with the protein METFFSASGHFLFFNNFFPTTVRCGIATNFFGDCNYYYEGRTEDCIKNLGKVFHASDIFIPFPKNETTIIKAQKNVETGIRNIRSLLKKRKETPVIHRADGDGIILRHKKFHKCRPLLIFPTGDCPIVLLHNKKVSALLHCGWRGLQGNILSLAVESLLSQKLIEPAKTKAIIWPGICQMHYPVSENVAQYFPDTVNDGCLDLAGTAHKELLSLKFSRKNITIPDYCSFHSQENEENIFSSHRRGDTTRNAVFILPDLHNLSE; encoded by the coding sequence ATGGAAACTTTCTTTTCAGCCAGCGGCCACTTTTTGTTTTTTAATAACTTTTTTCCAACAACCGTCCGTTGCGGCATTGCTACGAATTTTTTTGGTGACTGTAATTATTATTACGAAGGCAGAACCGAAGACTGCATCAAAAATTTGGGTAAAGTTTTTCACGCTTCCGACATTTTTATTCCATTCCCTAAAAACGAGACAACGATTATCAAGGCGCAAAAAAATGTAGAGACTGGAATAAGAAACATAAGAAGCCTGCTCAAAAAAAGAAAAGAAACACCCGTAATCCACAGGGCTGATGGTGACGGCATTATCTTGCGACACAAAAAATTCCACAAATGTCGTCCGCTACTAATCTTTCCTACCGGTGATTGCCCCATTGTTCTTTTGCACAATAAAAAAGTGAGCGCCCTGCTCCATTGCGGTTGGCGCGGTCTGCAAGGAAACATTTTATCACTGGCGGTAGAATCCCTGCTGTCACAAAAATTAATTGAGCCGGCAAAAACTAAAGCCATCATCTGGCCGGGCATTTGCCAAATGCATTACCCTGTCAGTGAAAATGTCGCCCAATATTTTCCCGACACCGTCAATGATGGTTGTCTGGATTTGGCAGGCACGGCACACAAAGAATTATTGTCCTTGAAATTTTCCCGTAAAAACATTACCATCCCAGATTACTGCTCCTTTCATTCCCAAGAAAATGAAGAAAATATTTTCTCTTCCCATCGCCGTGGCGACACAACTCGCAACGCCGTCTTTATACTCCCCGACCTCCATAACCTCTCTGAATAA
- a CDS encoding histidine phosphatase family protein → MKIYLARHGQDQDNIKGILNGHRDMPLTDLGIEQANALAKEIKEAGLNFEAIYCSPLQRAKKTAEIIASTIGVKEPEVLLELIERNFGVLTGLPAKDIESLCTPDIIKTDTITYFLNPEGAETFPDLVERGKIIIEKVSNHGHGKSVLLVCHGDIGKMIYTAYYKLDWKNVLTQFHFGNSEVLLLSKDSHPDDSHVFSFL, encoded by the coding sequence ATGAAAATATATTTAGCCAGACATGGTCAAGACCAAGACAATATCAAAGGTATTTTAAATGGTCATCGTGATATGCCATTAACCGACCTTGGAATTGAGCAGGCGAATGCGCTTGCGAAAGAAATTAAGGAGGCTGGTTTGAATTTCGAGGCGATATATTGTTCGCCATTGCAAAGAGCAAAAAAGACGGCAGAAATTATTGCCTCGACAATTGGTGTTAAAGAACCTGAAGTTTTGCTGGAATTAATTGAGCGAAATTTTGGTGTTCTAACTGGTTTGCCGGCCAAAGATATTGAATCATTGTGTACTCCCGATATTATTAAGACCGACACAATTACTTATTTTTTAAATCCGGAAGGTGCTGAGACATTTCCTGATCTTGTTGAACGAGGAAAGATTATAATTGAAAAAGTTTCAAATCATGGTCATGGCAAAAGCGTATTGTTGGTTTGTCATGGAGATATTGGTAAAATGATTTATACTGCCTACTATAAGCTAGATTGGAAAAATGTCTTAACACAATTTCATTTTGGCAATTCCGAAGTATTGTTATTGTCAAAAGATTCTCATCCGGACGATAGTCATGTTTTTTCTTTTTTGTAG
- a CDS encoding type I restriction endonuclease subunit R: MTHQSEQQLEKTLIEQLNRLGFAGVVIEDNDALMLNLRAQLELFNQAVFSDAEFTRILNHLNKGDRFQKAKILRDRFALARDDESTFYVRFFNMDQWCKNEYQVTNQITQVGRYENRYDVTLLVNGLPLVHIELKRRGVEMKEAFNQIQRYHKHSFTGTLFEYVQIFVISNGVNTKYFSNNPKQSFEQTFYWTDADNCKITKLDEFADAFLEKCTVSEMIAEYIVLAESLQIPMTLRPYQYYAVKEIEERVRESDKNGYIWHTTGSGKTLTSFKASQILAQMPEVKKVLFVVDRKDLDIQTTKEFNSFSDGSVDGTDNTMSLVKQLKDKNRKLIVTTIQKLDIAIGREAYLKQFDYLVDEKVVIIFDECHRSQFGQTHGRIKKFFKKAQLFGFTGTPIFADNNVGGVTTADVFGECLHRYIITHAISDDNVLGFAVEYVGKYTQKDPDTLDADIFAETLVEGIDTKEILESDDRLNKIADYVLADWKRKTKNGKFNALFAVTNIEVLKRYYSLFKKKKADDFKIATIFTYQANEDDSSDMLDVDVFAGEGTAGNKHSRDFLEDCIKDYNKTFSTNFTTDRFYDYYRDLQKRIKNKEVDLILVVNMFLTGFDSPRLNTLYVDKNLRYHGLIQAYSRTNRLLDSDKPHGNIVSFRNLKVATDKALALFGDENAKEVVFKKPYEEQKNEFENKLVELREKVPTLDSIDTLKSEEEKAEFVKSFRDLLRIKSSLETFAEFSFTDLGISEQEFYDYQSKYLDIHEERKNHDSSVESILDQIDFELELTMRDVINFDYIIQLIAGLKNISSKAVREKKTEEILRIFDRDVKLRMKKDLIRKFIEENLPKIDKSDNVEKAFSDFWASERSNSLKNIAQAENIPVEKIEQLIGEYLYTQRLPQGQEIVDLLPKAPRILERQGIVDRIKGAIENIVDMFEW; this comes from the coding sequence ATGACCCACCAATCCGAACAACAACTAGAAAAAACATTAATTGAGCAACTAAACCGTCTAGGCTTTGCTGGCGTTGTCATTGAAGACAACGACGCGTTGATGCTAAATCTTCGCGCTCAGTTAGAGTTGTTTAATCAAGCAGTATTTTCCGATGCCGAGTTCACTCGCATATTGAATCACCTAAACAAAGGCGATCGTTTTCAAAAAGCGAAAATATTGCGAGACCGATTTGCGTTAGCTCGTGACGATGAGAGCACTTTTTATGTGCGGTTTTTTAATATGGATCAATGGTGTAAGAATGAATACCAAGTAACCAATCAAATCACTCAAGTTGGACGATATGAAAATCGCTACGATGTGACTTTGCTCGTTAATGGCTTGCCATTGGTGCATATTGAGCTCAAGCGCCGAGGGGTGGAGATGAAGGAGGCTTTTAATCAGATTCAGCGGTATCATAAGCACTCGTTTACGGGAACGCTTTTTGAGTATGTGCAGATCTTTGTGATTTCTAATGGTGTAAATACTAAATATTTTTCTAACAATCCGAAACAGTCATTCGAGCAGACTTTTTATTGGACTGATGCGGATAACTGTAAAATTACCAAGCTGGATGAGTTTGCTGATGCGTTCTTGGAAAAATGCACCGTGTCGGAAATGATTGCGGAGTATATTGTGCTAGCTGAATCGTTGCAAATTCCCATGACACTGCGACCTTATCAATATTATGCTGTTAAAGAGATTGAGGAACGCGTGCGTGAGTCAGATAAGAATGGCTATATTTGGCATACGACTGGATCAGGTAAGACATTGACCTCGTTTAAGGCGAGTCAGATTTTGGCACAGATGCCAGAGGTGAAGAAAGTTTTATTTGTGGTGGATCGCAAGGATTTAGACATTCAAACGACGAAAGAATTTAATTCTTTTTCTGATGGCTCAGTGGACGGCACCGATAACACGATGAGCTTGGTGAAACAACTCAAGGATAAGAATCGAAAATTGATTGTGACTACTATACAGAAGTTAGACATTGCCATTGGGCGAGAGGCGTATCTAAAGCAATTCGACTATTTGGTCGATGAAAAAGTGGTAATCATCTTCGATGAATGCCATCGTAGTCAATTCGGACAGACGCACGGACGAATTAAAAAATTCTTCAAAAAGGCACAGCTCTTTGGTTTTACAGGCACACCGATATTCGCCGATAATAATGTTGGTGGAGTGACCACGGCTGATGTTTTTGGCGAGTGTTTACATCGTTATATTATTACGCATGCCATCTCTGATGACAATGTGCTTGGCTTCGCTGTCGAGTATGTTGGCAAATACACACAAAAAGATCCTGACACTTTGGATGCGGATATTTTTGCCGAGACCTTGGTGGAGGGGATTGATACAAAAGAAATCTTGGAGAGTGATGATCGATTGAATAAGATCGCTGACTATGTCTTGGCGGATTGGAAACGAAAAACAAAGAATGGAAAGTTTAATGCACTATTTGCGGTAACTAATATTGAAGTTTTGAAAAGATATTATTCATTATTTAAAAAGAAGAAGGCAGACGATTTTAAAATCGCGACAATATTTACCTATCAAGCCAATGAGGATGACAGCTCTGACATGCTGGATGTGGATGTATTCGCAGGTGAGGGCACAGCGGGTAATAAACACTCACGCGATTTCTTGGAAGATTGTATCAAAGATTATAACAAGACATTTTCAACCAATTTTACTACTGATAGATTTTATGACTATTACCGCGATTTACAAAAGCGAATCAAGAACAAGGAGGTTGATTTAATTCTGGTGGTCAATATGTTTTTGACTGGCTTTGACAGTCCAAGGCTTAACACTTTGTATGTCGATAAAAATTTGCGTTACCATGGCTTGATTCAGGCGTATTCCAGAACGAACAGATTGTTGGACTCCGATAAGCCACATGGTAATATCGTGTCATTCAGAAATTTAAAAGTAGCCACCGACAAAGCCTTGGCACTTTTTGGTGATGAAAATGCGAAAGAAGTAGTATTTAAAAAGCCATACGAAGAACAAAAAAATGAGTTTGAAAATAAACTAGTAGAGTTGCGAGAGAAAGTGCCAACGCTAGATTCGATCGACACTCTAAAGAGTGAAGAGGAAAAAGCTGAATTTGTAAAATCATTCCGCGACTTATTGCGCATTAAGTCGTCACTCGAAACCTTCGCTGAGTTTTCGTTTACCGACCTAGGCATCTCCGAGCAGGAATTTTACGATTACCAAAGCAAGTATTTAGATATTCACGAGGAACGAAAAAACCACGACAGTAGCGTGGAATCGATTTTGGATCAGATTGATTTTGAATTAGAACTGACCATGCGCGATGTGATTAATTTTGATTACATTATTCAACTGATTGCGGGCTTAAAAAATATCAGCTCCAAGGCGGTGCGCGAGAAAAAGACCGAAGAGATTTTGCGTATCTTCGACCGCGATGTTAAACTGCGTATGAAGAAAGATTTAATTAGAAAGTTTATCGAAGAAAATCTGCCCAAGATCGACAAGTCTGACAATGTTGAAAAAGCCTTTAGTGATTTCTGGGCTAGTGAGCGCTCGAACTCATTGAAGAATATCGCCCAAGCGGAAAATATTCCCGTTGAAAAGATTGAGCAACTGATTGGTGAATATCTATACACGCAACGATTACCACAAGGACAAGAGATTGTTGATTTACTGCCCAAGGCACCAAGGATTTTAGAGCGACAGGGGATTGTGGATCGCATCAAGGGCGCGATTGAGAATATTGTTGACATGTTTGAGTGGTAG